The DNA segment ATGTGAAAGATACTAAATTGTATTTGCGTCAACATAATATGAAAGTCATTCGTGGCAATCGCGATGACACTTTTACGGAATATGTTTTTTATCATAGTGGGTATGAAGAACATCGTCGATATTTAAATGTGCGCTTGCGTAATAGGGTAGAGGAGCTACTTGGTGTGTATTTGTCGATTGCAAAACAAGTGAATTGATATAGATATAGGGAAAGAAAGGGGAAGCGAAAGTAAAAAAAGCCCTCTCAAAAAACAAAGGGCTTAAAAAATATATGTACTATCTTTTAGTTTTTTTATTAGGTGACATAAGTATTGACTGAGAAAAAGGATGGTCAATTTTATTGCTCCTATTTTGGAATTCATCTGCAAGGAAATGGGAAAGCGAATATTGTCTGTACATCGTTGAACGAGATACATTTACCGGGAGAACAATTGAGTTGGTGAAATGCACTAAACATTGTTTGTGAGAGTCAAGAGAAAACCATTTGACAGCAGAAAAAGAAATCCAAATATTCCCTTCAGATTCTGCAGAAAGAGTCGGAAACATTACTAAAGGAACTCCATAATCACGCGAAATCAAAAGAGGTGTTTTGTGTACACGCCCAATCGCTTCGCGAGAAAAAAATGTAGCTTGTTTAAACGTATTACCATAAAAAATAAGCGATTTTTTAATAATGGAACTTGGCTTCATTTTTACTAGAAATTCAGTATGATTTTCTAGTACTCGGGTGTAAAGTTTATTCTCAATTCGAATTGGTACAAGTGCAATTGTATTGAATGAAACAAGGTAATTCGATGCTGCTGAACAGTTTTTATCCATAAGTCACATCCCCTATTTTAGACTACAAATTCTATTGTAGAGAAATATTGGGATTATGCAATATTATTTTATTAATAATTAAAAATATTTAGAAGAAAATAAATTATAGGGAATTTTCAGAAAAAACATTTGCAAATTTATAGTATTATTAATTATAATAGATAAAAGGCATCCGAGGTGATTGCAATGGATAAGTACTATTCATATGCTGATTTTCTAAAAGCGATGGGGCGAAATCAAACCGTTAGTGAAGCGGAAAAACTGTTGAACGATATCTACATGGATTTGTTTTTAAATCATGTACATCGAGAGCAACGAAAAGAACGCTTGCTTACCTTGATTGATGGTGCGCTCGATCAAAAAGATGAGGGGTCATTTGTAACGTATGCAAGCGAACTACGTCAATTGCATCAAGATAGTGTGTAATAAGTATTTCTATAGACATGTGATTCATCCGCTCTTTTCGAAGAGCGGATTTTCTTTATGTCTAGTTCTGAAGTTGAACTAATAAGGGGCTTTCGCTTTTCATGTTGTAGGTTCCATCACAGGTGTCGATCAAGCCCAACTTTTAGTTTCTTTAGTCTAGTTCCGACCGCCAGCCCGCACCTAATCTTGGGCAAATAGGGTGTGGCTGATGAAGGAGTCGCAACAAGATTTCTTAGCCCTGCATTTTGGTTTCCTTCCTATACTCATTCGCAAACAGGTTTCCGAGTCGTTTCTTCTAGCCAGTGTCGAGCTCAACACTGGCGCTCTCCACTTTTCTTTCAAAAAAACATACGTTCGCTTTTTGTTCGTATTCAATTGGGGAATATGATAAAATATAAACAATAAATAAAAATAATTTAACACAGATAAAATAGACATTTACGCTTTTAATAAGGAGAGGAAACCATGGAACAATCTTTTGATTTGCAGGCTCCTTATAAACCAGATGGAGACCAACCACAGGCGATTCGTGAATTATTAAAGGGAATAGAAGAAGGTAGAAAATATCAAACTTTGCTCGGTGCGACGGGTACTGGCAAGACATTTACCGTTTCTAATGTAGTAACAGAAATAAAAAAACCTACACTGGTCATGGCCCATAATAAAACACTTGCTGGACAACTGTATAGTGAGTTTAAAGAGTTCTTTCCTAATAATGCGGTGGAGTATTTCGTTAGTTTCTACGATTACTATCAACCGGAAGCTTATATGCCTCAAACTGATACGTATATTGAAAAAGACTCCAGCATTAATGAAGAAATTGATAAGCTACGTCATTCTGCGACGTCGGCTTTATTCGAACGTGAGGATGTCTTAATAGTCGCATCTGTTTCATGTATATACGGGTTGGGTAATCCTGAAGAATACCGCGAGATGGTCTTATCACTACGAATGGGTATGGAAATCGAACGCAATCAATTGCTTCGTCGACTAGTGGACATCCAATATGAACGAAATGATATAAACTTTATGCGTGGAAAGTTCCGTGTACGTGGAGATGTTGTTGAAATTTTCCCAGCTTCTCGAGATGAGCGCTGTATACGAATTGAATTTTTCGGGGACGAAATTGATCGAATTCGGGAAGTGGATGCTTTAACTGGTGAAATCATCGGTGAACGTGAACATGTTGCGATTTTCCCTAATTCCCACTTTGTTACTCGTGAAGAAAAATTGTTAAAAGCAATTGAAAACATTGAAATTGAATTAGAACAACAACTAAAGGTTCTTCGCAGTGAGGATAAGTTATTAGAAGCACAGCGGTTGGAGCAACGTACTCGGTACGACTTAGAGATGATGAGAGAGATGGGCTTTTGTTCAGGGATTGAAAACTATTCACGACATTTAACACTCAGAGAGCCAGGGGCCACACCCTATACATTGCTTGATTACTTCCCAGATGACTTCTTAATGGTGATCGATGAAAGCCACGTGACATTACCGCAAGTGAGAGGGATGTTCAACGGTGACCAAGCACGTAAGAAAATGTTAGTAGAACATGGCTTCCGTTTACCGTCTGCAATGGATAATCGACCGTTAACATTCCAAGAATTTGAGGGGCATATGAGTCAAGCAATTTTCGTTTCAGCCACACCAGGGGCCTATGAATTGGAACACACACCAGAGATGGTTGAGCAAATTATTAGACCAACAGGACTGTTAGACCCTACAATCGATATTCGCCCTAGTGAGGGACAAATTGATGATTTAATTGATGAAATTCGTCAACGTTCAGAACGTAATGAACGTGTGCTTGTTACCACATTAACGAAAAAAATGTCTGAAGATTTGACCGATTACTTAAAAGAAATTGGAATCAAAGTAAACTACTTACACTCAGAAATAAAAACACTTGAACGGATTGAAATTATTCGAGAACTTCGAATGGGAGTTTATGATGTATTGATTGGAATCAATCTGCTGAGAGAAGGGTTAGACATACCAGAAGTGTCGCTCGTAACCATATTAGATGCAGATAAAGAAGGGTTTTTACGTTCTGAACGCTCACTCATTCAAACAATGGGACGTGCTGCTCGAAATGCAAATGGACATGTCATCATGTATGCTGACCGCATGACGGATTCGATGACGAAAGCGATTGGAGAAACAGATCGACGTCGTAACATTCAAATCGAGTATAACGAGAAACATGGAATTACACCTAAAACCATTCAAAAGAAAATTCGCGATACTATTCGTGCATCTCATAATGCAGAAGAAACATCTAGTTATATGGAAAAAGTGACAAAAGGTAAGAAGTTAACGAAAGATGAGAAAAAGTCGCTGTTGTTAACGCTAGAAAAAGAAATGAAGGACGCAGCGAAGGCGCTCGATTTTGAACGCGCTGCCGAACTTCGCGACACGATTTTGGAACTGAAAGCGGAAGGGTGAAGCGAATTGAAAAAACAAGAAATTCGTATACAAGGTGCACGTGCACATAATTTAAAAAATATAGATATAACCATTCCACGAGATAAGCTTGTCGTTATGACAGGGTTGTCTGGTTCTGGTAAATCATCACTCGCTTTCGATACCATTTATGCAGAGGGGCAAAGACGTTATGTCGAATCGTTATCAGCCTACGCACGTCAGTTTTTAGGGCAAATGGACAAGCCCGATGTGGATGTAATTGAAGGTTTGTCGCCTGCAATTTCTATCGATCAAAAAACGACAAGTAGAAACCCACGCTCTACAGTAGGTACTGTAACCGAGATTTACGATTATTTACGTTTATTATTTGCTCGTGTAGGAAAGCCAATATGTCCCAATCATGGAGTGGAAATTTCTTCCCAAACTATCGAGCAAATGGTTGATCGTTTAATGGAATTCCCTGAACGTACACGTATGCAAATTTTAGCACCAATTGTCTCTGGTCGAAAAGGGACCCACGCTAAAATGCTAGAAGATGTGAAAAAGCAAGGCTATGTACGTGTTCGAGTAAACGGTGATTTAATGGATTTAGATGACGATATTAATTTAGATAAAAATAAAAAGCACGATATTGAAATTGTTATTGACCGGGTTGTAATAAAAGAAGATATCGCCGCAAGACTTGCTGATTCTTTGGAATCTGCACTGAGACTTGCAGATGGACGTGTATTAATTGATGTCATGGAACACGAGATATTGTTGTTTAGTGAACATCATGCTTGTCCTATTTGTGGATTTTCAATAGGTGAACTAGAACCACGTATGTTTTCATTTAACAGTCCTTTCGGTGCGTGTCCTGAATGTGATGGTCTTGGTACGAAGCTAGAGGTTGACCAAGAACTTGTCATACCTGATTGGTCAAAATCGTTAAACGACGGTGCTATTGCCCCGTGGGAACCAACAAGTTCGCAATACTATCCACAACTATTAGCTGCCGTATGCAAGCATTATAAAATAAATATGAATAAGCCTGTTGACAAGTTGCCAAAAGATCAAATAGATAAAATTATTCATGGATCCGGTACAGATAAAATTCGATTCCGATACGAAAATGATTTCGGACAAGTTCGAGATAATGAAATATATTTTGAAGGTGTTTTAACAAATATCGAACGTCGTTATAAAGAAACGTCTTCGGATTATATTCGAGATCAAATGGAAAAGTATATGGCCAAACAAGCATGTCCAACATGTAAGGGATATCGCTTAAAGCCGGAAACATTAGCTGTAAAAGTTGCATCACTTCATATCGGACAAGTAACGGCATTTTCTATTCAAGAGGCCGATACATTTTTCAAATCACTCGAATTATCTGAAAAAGACATGCAAATTGCGCGACTCATTTTACGTGAACTCCACGAACGACTTGGTTTCCTTCTTAATGTTGGTTTAGATTACTTAACGTTAAGTAGGGGTGCGGGTACGTTATCAGGCGGTGAGGCTCAGCGCATTCGCTTGGCAACTCAAATCGGTTCACGATTAACGGGAGTACTTTATATATTAGATGAACCTTCAATTGGATTGCATCAGCGTGATAATAATCGACTGATTTCCACACTTAAAAATATGCGAGATATTGGTAACACTTTAATTGTTGTTGAACACGATGAAGATACGATGATGGCTGCGGATTATTTAATAGATGTAGGTCCTGGAGCAGGAGTTCATGGTGGTGAAATCGTGGCAGCTGGAACACCAACACAAGTAATGAAGAACACTAAGTCCATTACAGGTCAATATTTAAGTGGCAAGAAATTTATTGCGCTTCCAGCAGAACGTCGAAAACCAGATGGTCGAATAATTTCGATTAAAGGGGCGACGGAAAATAACTTAAAAAATGTTGCGGTGGATATCCCGCTTGGTATCTTTACTGCTGTTACGGGTGTATCAGGTTCAGGGAAAAGTACGTTAATCAATGAAATTTTGCATAAATCACTCGCACAAAAGTTAAATGGTGCTAAAACAAAACCAGGACAACATAAAGAAGTGACTGGTATCGAACAGCTTGAAAAGGTTATTGATGTTGACCAATCACCGATTGGGAGAACACCAAGATCAAATCCAGCCACATATACAGGCGTTTTCGATGATATTCGTGATGTTTATGCATCAACGAACGAAGCGAAAGTACGAGGCTACAAAAAAGGCCGGTTTAGTTTCAACGTTAAAGGTGGGCGCTGTGAAGCATGCCGAGGAGACGGCATTATTAAAATTGAAATGCATTTCTTACCTGACGTATATGTTCCGTGTGAAATTTGTAATGGAAAGCGTTACAACCGTGAAACACTAGAAGTGAAGTATAAAGGAGAAAATATTGCGGACGTATTAAAAATGACTGTTGAAGATGCACTTAAATTCTTTGTAAACATTCCAAAGATTAGCCGTAAACTTCAAACAATCGTCGATGTTGGATTAGGATATATGCAACTGGGTCAACCGGCAACGACGTTATCAGGTGGTGAAGCACAACGTGTAAAATTGGCTTCTGAATTACACAAACGCTCGAATGGAAAGTCCTTCTATATATTAGATGAGCCGACAACCGGATTACATGCACATGATATTGCACGTTTACTTGAAGTGTTACAGAGATTAGTGGAAAACGGGGACACGGTATTAGTTATCGAGCATAACTTAGACGTTATTAAAACATCGGATTATGTAATTGACTTAGGTCCTGAAGGTGGCGATAAAGGGGGAGAGATTTTAGCTGTAGGAACTCCTGAAGAAATAGCCAAAGTGAAGAAGTCATATACGGGTCACTATTTAAAGCAAATACTCGACCGCGACCGTAAACGCATGGATGAACAAATAAAAAAAGCCTCAACAAAGAGAAAGACAAAAAAAGAAGCAGTTTTGATAAAATGAAACCTTTTTTGCTTTTAAACCGTATGTATAAGAGAAGAACAAAGTTCCGCGTAAAGCGGCTTTGAAGGAGGCCAAAAATATGCAAGAAGAACGTAAACGCATTTTAGATTCAGTCGAAAAAGGGACGATATCTGCTCAAGAAGCGTTAATATTGCTAGAGGCTTTAGGAAATGGAAAGACGAAAGCAAGCGATTCAACGTATGCTGCGCCAGACCAGTCTGAAAAACAATCTCATTCAACACATACAAACGATGAAAACCACAACAAGAAAACCACATCTTCTCAAGCAGACGATTTTATGGAAGACATTAAACGCGACTTTACACAGATTGGTGAACGCTTTATGCAATTCATGCAAACCACGGTCGGGAAAATGAAATCATTTGATTTCGAAATGCCTTTTGGTGAGCCAAATGAATTTCATCATACCTTTACGAAAGAAGATGTAGACATTAAGGAGATATCAGCAGATCTTGCCAATGGCAAGTTTGAAATTTATCCTTCACAAGATGGTCAAGTACGTGCAGATTGCCATGTGAAAGTATATCGATCGCCTTCTGAAGAAGTTGCAAAGAAAGAATTCCTTGATAAATTTGTATTTGTCGTTGATCAACAAAAATTACGTATTATTAGTGATTTGAAAACAACATCAGTGAATGTTGTCTTATATGTACCAAAACAAATGTACGATTCAATTTCTATTCGATTATTCAATGGGGCTTTTATTGGTAAGCATATAGAAGTGGATCGTCTCAAAGTCAAAACCGCGAATGGCAAAATTGAACTGAAAGATGTTCAACTAGAAGATGCTGAAGTCCAAACAGCGAATGGTGCTATACAAGTAAAAGAGGCAAAAGGAAATAAAATTGATGCTGAAACAATTAATGGACGCATTTATATCGATGGTTATTTAAAAGGGATTGAAGCACAGTCGGTTAATGGTCACGTCGTCGTCACAACGAAAAGTATAGAGGCTCATAAAATTGAAGCACGAGCGGTAGCTGGTACAGTAGAAATATATGTACCATCTACTATCGGCTTACAAGGTGAAATAGCTTCGAACTTTGGTAAAATGGATGTGGCATTATCTGATGTAACTCGGATAAATGAACAAGAGCATTTCTTGCAAAAAAATATTCGTTTTACAAAAGATATTGAGGGTTCAACAACAGCTCCTCTCTACATTAAGGGTGAAGCCAAAACAGGATCAATTCTAGTTCGTTACATCTCTTCTGAATAAAGAAGGGTATATATAGTAAATAAAAATGCCCCGTATCTCAGACATTGAAAAAATGTCTAGATTCGGGGTTTTTTCTTTTTCTTTTTACCTTAAGAGGCGAAGGAGAAATTCTATAAAGTTTTATTTTAGTCGTTCAATTCATTTTTTAAAGTTCAATTTTATCATTCGGATATACAATACCTAATTCAGCTCGTACTTTATCAACAACTAACATGGTTGTATAGGAGTTATCATGTGAGTTTATATCGGATTCCAATTTCCCTGCGTTTATTAAATCAATAAATTCTTTTACTTCATAATACATAACGGGATGTGATTGATTGATAGTTAATTGTTCAAAAGTTCCGTTATTGTAGTGGATTTCAACTTTTTCAGGCGAGTTTATTTTGTCAATAATCATGGTTCCTTCTTCGCCTTGAATTTCGCTCGGTAAAGAAGAATTAGATATTTTGGAATACATGACAACCGCATCTTTATCGTCATAGCTTAAAACTACGCTACCTTCACCATCCACACCTGAATCAAGTATAATGCCAGTTGCCTTCACTTCAATTGGTTCACCGAATAATGTTATAAGTGGATATAAACAATAAACGCCAAGA comes from the Paenisporosarcina antarctica genome and includes:
- a CDS encoding competence protein ComK gives rise to the protein MDKNCSAASNYLVSFNTIALVPIRIENKLYTRVLENHTEFLVKMKPSSIIKKSLIFYGNTFKQATFFSREAIGRVHKTPLLISRDYGVPLVMFPTLSAESEGNIWISFSAVKWFSLDSHKQCLVHFTNSIVLPVNVSRSTMYRQYSLSHFLADEFQNRSNKIDHPFSQSILMSPNKKTKR
- a CDS encoding IDEAL domain-containing protein yields the protein MDKYYSYADFLKAMGRNQTVSEAEKLLNDIYMDLFLNHVHREQRKERLLTLIDGALDQKDEGSFVTYASELRQLHQDSV
- the uvrB gene encoding excinuclease ABC subunit UvrB; its protein translation is MEQSFDLQAPYKPDGDQPQAIRELLKGIEEGRKYQTLLGATGTGKTFTVSNVVTEIKKPTLVMAHNKTLAGQLYSEFKEFFPNNAVEYFVSFYDYYQPEAYMPQTDTYIEKDSSINEEIDKLRHSATSALFEREDVLIVASVSCIYGLGNPEEYREMVLSLRMGMEIERNQLLRRLVDIQYERNDINFMRGKFRVRGDVVEIFPASRDERCIRIEFFGDEIDRIREVDALTGEIIGEREHVAIFPNSHFVTREEKLLKAIENIEIELEQQLKVLRSEDKLLEAQRLEQRTRYDLEMMREMGFCSGIENYSRHLTLREPGATPYTLLDYFPDDFLMVIDESHVTLPQVRGMFNGDQARKKMLVEHGFRLPSAMDNRPLTFQEFEGHMSQAIFVSATPGAYELEHTPEMVEQIIRPTGLLDPTIDIRPSEGQIDDLIDEIRQRSERNERVLVTTLTKKMSEDLTDYLKEIGIKVNYLHSEIKTLERIEIIRELRMGVYDVLIGINLLREGLDIPEVSLVTILDADKEGFLRSERSLIQTMGRAARNANGHVIMYADRMTDSMTKAIGETDRRRNIQIEYNEKHGITPKTIQKKIRDTIRASHNAEETSSYMEKVTKGKKLTKDEKKSLLLTLEKEMKDAAKALDFERAAELRDTILELKAEG
- the uvrA gene encoding excinuclease ABC subunit UvrA, whose amino-acid sequence is MKKQEIRIQGARAHNLKNIDITIPRDKLVVMTGLSGSGKSSLAFDTIYAEGQRRYVESLSAYARQFLGQMDKPDVDVIEGLSPAISIDQKTTSRNPRSTVGTVTEIYDYLRLLFARVGKPICPNHGVEISSQTIEQMVDRLMEFPERTRMQILAPIVSGRKGTHAKMLEDVKKQGYVRVRVNGDLMDLDDDINLDKNKKHDIEIVIDRVVIKEDIAARLADSLESALRLADGRVLIDVMEHEILLFSEHHACPICGFSIGELEPRMFSFNSPFGACPECDGLGTKLEVDQELVIPDWSKSLNDGAIAPWEPTSSQYYPQLLAAVCKHYKINMNKPVDKLPKDQIDKIIHGSGTDKIRFRYENDFGQVRDNEIYFEGVLTNIERRYKETSSDYIRDQMEKYMAKQACPTCKGYRLKPETLAVKVASLHIGQVTAFSIQEADTFFKSLELSEKDMQIARLILRELHERLGFLLNVGLDYLTLSRGAGTLSGGEAQRIRLATQIGSRLTGVLYILDEPSIGLHQRDNNRLISTLKNMRDIGNTLIVVEHDEDTMMAADYLIDVGPGAGVHGGEIVAAGTPTQVMKNTKSITGQYLSGKKFIALPAERRKPDGRIISIKGATENNLKNVAVDIPLGIFTAVTGVSGSGKSTLINEILHKSLAQKLNGAKTKPGQHKEVTGIEQLEKVIDVDQSPIGRTPRSNPATYTGVFDDIRDVYASTNEAKVRGYKKGRFSFNVKGGRCEACRGDGIIKIEMHFLPDVYVPCEICNGKRYNRETLEVKYKGENIADVLKMTVEDALKFFVNIPKISRKLQTIVDVGLGYMQLGQPATTLSGGEAQRVKLASELHKRSNGKSFYILDEPTTGLHAHDIARLLEVLQRLVENGDTVLVIEHNLDVIKTSDYVIDLGPEGGDKGGEILAVGTPEEIAKVKKSYTGHYLKQILDRDRKRMDEQIKKASTKRKTKKEAVLIK
- a CDS encoding DUF4097 family beta strand repeat-containing protein codes for the protein MQEERKRILDSVEKGTISAQEALILLEALGNGKTKASDSTYAAPDQSEKQSHSTHTNDENHNKKTTSSQADDFMEDIKRDFTQIGERFMQFMQTTVGKMKSFDFEMPFGEPNEFHHTFTKEDVDIKEISADLANGKFEIYPSQDGQVRADCHVKVYRSPSEEVAKKEFLDKFVFVVDQQKLRIISDLKTTSVNVVLYVPKQMYDSISIRLFNGAFIGKHIEVDRLKVKTANGKIELKDVQLEDAEVQTANGAIQVKEAKGNKIDAETINGRIYIDGYLKGIEAQSVNGHVVVTTKSIEAHKIEARAVAGTVEIYVPSTIGLQGEIASNFGKMDVALSDVTRINEQEHFLQKNIRFTKDIEGSTTAPLYIKGEAKTGSILVRYISSE